Proteins from one Halopseudomonas pelagia genomic window:
- a CDS encoding NADPH-dependent FMN reductase, with amino-acid sequence MLNVAIVAGSSRSNSQTAKVARFMRQALISQHQLDAEHVSVIDLGNYPLPLWPAEDTGPWSMFEKQLAKADALVILAPEWHGMACPAIKNFFLYATKAQLAHKPAMLGGISSGVGGAYPISELRASSYKNCRLCYIPEHLIVRNVENVLNMPEPVAEDDRRIRARMDYNLDILLRYAQALKPLRSEIDMSNPDFANGM; translated from the coding sequence ATGCTCAATGTCGCCATCGTCGCCGGCAGCAGTCGCAGCAACAGCCAGACCGCCAAAGTAGCGCGTTTTATGCGCCAGGCGCTGATCAGTCAGCATCAACTGGATGCCGAACACGTATCGGTAATCGACCTGGGCAACTATCCGTTACCGCTGTGGCCTGCAGAAGATACTGGCCCTTGGAGCATGTTTGAAAAGCAACTGGCCAAGGCCGATGCGCTAGTGATTCTTGCTCCCGAATGGCACGGCATGGCCTGTCCGGCCATCAAGAACTTCTTCCTGTATGCAACCAAGGCGCAGCTGGCGCACAAGCCGGCGATGTTGGGCGGCATTTCCTCAGGCGTTGGCGGCGCCTATCCGATCAGCGAACTGCGTGCCTCCAGCTACAAGAATTGCCGGCTTTGTTACATCCCCGAGCACCTGATCGTGCGCAACGTGGAGAACGTGCTGAACATGCCTGAACCGGTCGCTGAGGATGACCGCCGTATTCGCGCCCGAATGGATTACAACCTGGATATCCTGCTGCGCTATGCTCAGGCGCTCAAACCTTTGCGCAGTGAAATCGACATGAGCAATCCGGATTTTGCCAACGGCATGTGA
- a CDS encoding Na+/H+ antiporter family protein, with product MNAVIAAVAVMLALSLCRVHVVVALIIGAVVGGLMGGLGLEATLEAFQGGLGKGANVALSYALLGAFAVAIAKSGLAHALADKALILVNRQESGGQGMLRGLLLMVLLAVAISSQNILPIHIAFIPLLVPPLLFVMARLKLDRRLVACVLTFGLITPYMFLPVGFGGIFLNDILLANVAESGSEIEGVNVMQAMALPALGMLLGLGVAVFISYRRPREYDVTPIETVERLEKGYNPRSLLVALVAVVAAFAVQLWLDSMIIGALAGFVIFSISGVVRWREADDVFTEGMKMMAMIGFIMIAAAGFAEVMRATGSIQTLVDSSAGIIGDNRALAALLMLLVGLLITMGIGSSFSTIPIIAAIYVPLAMQLGFSPLAIVALVGTAAALGDAGSPASDSTLGPTAGLNVDGQHNHIWDTVVPTFLHYNLPLIAFGWLAVMVL from the coding sequence ATGAACGCTGTGATAGCCGCTGTAGCGGTGATGCTGGCCCTGAGTCTGTGCCGCGTGCATGTAGTAGTCGCGTTGATCATCGGCGCGGTAGTCGGTGGCCTGATGGGTGGCCTGGGCCTTGAAGCCACGTTAGAGGCCTTTCAGGGCGGCCTGGGCAAGGGCGCCAATGTGGCGCTGAGCTACGCCCTGCTGGGTGCCTTCGCGGTGGCGATTGCCAAGTCCGGCCTGGCCCATGCGCTGGCGGACAAGGCCCTGATTCTGGTCAACCGCCAGGAATCGGGCGGGCAGGGCATGTTGCGTGGGCTGTTGCTCATGGTGTTGCTGGCGGTGGCGATCTCTTCGCAGAACATTCTGCCGATCCATATCGCCTTCATCCCGCTGCTGGTGCCGCCCTTGCTGTTCGTCATGGCGCGCCTCAAATTGGATCGCCGTCTGGTGGCTTGTGTACTGACCTTCGGCCTGATAACGCCCTATATGTTTCTACCGGTCGGCTTTGGCGGGATCTTTCTGAATGACATCCTGCTGGCGAACGTGGCCGAGAGTGGCAGTGAGATCGAAGGTGTGAACGTGATGCAGGCCATGGCCTTGCCGGCACTGGGGATGCTGCTGGGTTTGGGCGTAGCGGTGTTTATCAGCTACCGCCGGCCACGTGAGTACGATGTGACACCAATAGAGACGGTCGAGCGCCTGGAAAAGGGCTACAACCCGCGCTCGCTTTTGGTCGCGCTAGTGGCGGTGGTCGCCGCCTTTGCGGTGCAGCTGTGGCTGGACTCGATGATCATTGGTGCGCTGGCCGGTTTTGTGATTTTTTCCATCTCCGGTGTGGTGCGCTGGCGTGAAGCCGATGACGTCTTTACCGAAGGCATGAAGATGATGGCGATGATCGGTTTCATCATGATCGCCGCGGCGGGCTTCGCCGAGGTCATGCGTGCTACCGGGTCCATTCAGACGTTGGTGGACAGCTCGGCGGGCATCATCGGTGATAACCGCGCACTGGCTGCATTGCTCATGCTGCTGGTGGGTCTGCTGATCACCATGGGCATTGGATCGTCGTTCTCGACCATCCCGATCATCGCGGCGATTTATGTTCCGTTGGCCATGCAGCTGGGTTTCAGTCCATTGGCCATCGTCGCGCTGGTGGGCACTGCGGCCGCACTGGGCGATGCCGGCTCGCCCGCGTCAGACTCAACTCTGGGCCCGACTGCGGGTTTGAACGTAGACGGTCAGCACAACCATATCTGGGACACGGTGGTGCCAACCTTCCTGCACTACAACCTGCCATTGATTGCCTTTGGCTGGTTAGCGGTGATGGTGCTCTAA
- a CDS encoding acetyl/propionyl/methylcrotonyl-CoA carboxylase subunit alpha, giving the protein MSAFNCILVANRGEIACRILRTVRALGYRSVAVYSEADADSLHPQLADQAICIGPAQVNQSYLNIEAIIAAAKRTGADAIHPGYGFLSENADFAEACAQANICFIGPSAAAIRLMGSKRLSKIAMLAAGVPCIPGYEGAAQDDETLSKHAQSIGYPLMIKASAGGGGRGMRLVSEPGELLAQLRSARSEALSAFGSDELILEKALLRPRHVEVQVFGDQHGNLLHLGERDCSVQRRHQKVIEEAPCPVMTAKLRQRMCDAAVKAAASVDYYGAGTVEFMLDEQRDFYFLEMNTRLQVEHPVTEMLTGVDLVAWQISVAQGRPLPLQQEQIALRGHAMEVRLYAEDSTRDFIPQTGQIRCWQPTDSAGVRVDHGLKEGQIISSFYDPLLAKVIAHGNCREEARLKLIRALEQSVLLGVVANQRFLINLLQSTAFISGEATTALTTEQFAADPSLTPQPPSAPELAMAAALLFQQSAARYRMPGWSNSASLPSRYLLEHAGEIYPVYLTPKAPTTPGLMQARVGEQLLELKLPALDQPPSWIELDGVRMPLAYRIDGQQIWLKGENGSLTLRDASQRPASTAQSSDSNSLHAPMDGAIVSVLASEGDQVSRGQLLMVMEAMKMEHQLKAGCDGVISSVAVSAGQQVRHRQRLLEISP; this is encoded by the coding sequence ATGAGCGCCTTCAACTGCATACTGGTCGCCAACCGTGGCGAAATCGCCTGTCGCATTCTGCGCACCGTGCGCGCTCTCGGCTATCGCAGCGTAGCGGTTTATTCCGAGGCAGATGCCGACAGCCTGCATCCGCAGCTGGCTGACCAAGCGATCTGTATCGGCCCGGCGCAGGTCAACCAGTCTTACTTGAATATCGAGGCAATCATTGCTGCGGCCAAGCGCACAGGCGCCGACGCCATCCACCCGGGCTATGGCTTTCTCTCCGAGAACGCCGATTTTGCCGAGGCCTGCGCCCAGGCGAATATCTGCTTTATCGGTCCCTCCGCTGCGGCCATTCGCCTGATGGGCAGCAAACGCCTGTCGAAGATCGCCATGCTCGCCGCTGGCGTTCCCTGCATCCCCGGTTACGAAGGCGCCGCACAGGATGACGAGACCCTGAGCAAGCACGCCCAATCAATTGGCTATCCGCTGATGATCAAGGCCAGCGCCGGTGGCGGCGGTCGCGGTATGCGCCTGGTCAGCGAACCCGGCGAGTTGCTCGCACAACTTCGCAGCGCCCGCTCGGAAGCGCTCAGCGCATTTGGCAGTGATGAACTGATTCTGGAAAAAGCACTGCTGCGGCCACGGCATGTCGAGGTGCAGGTGTTTGGCGATCAGCACGGCAATCTTTTGCACCTGGGCGAGCGTGATTGCTCGGTGCAGCGCCGCCATCAGAAAGTCATCGAAGAGGCGCCCTGCCCGGTGATGACCGCCAAACTGCGCCAACGCATGTGCGATGCCGCAGTCAAGGCCGCCGCCAGCGTTGACTATTATGGCGCCGGCACAGTGGAGTTCATGCTCGACGAGCAGCGTGATTTCTACTTTCTGGAAATGAATACGCGCCTGCAGGTCGAGCATCCGGTGACCGAAATGCTCACGGGTGTGGATCTGGTCGCCTGGCAGATCAGCGTAGCCCAAGGGCGCCCGCTGCCGCTGCAGCAAGAGCAGATAGCCCTGCGAGGTCATGCTATGGAAGTGCGCCTGTACGCCGAAGACAGCACCCGCGACTTTATCCCGCAGACCGGCCAGATTCGCTGCTGGCAGCCCACCGATAGTGCCGGCGTAAGGGTGGATCACGGCCTGAAAGAGGGCCAGATCATCAGTTCCTTTTACGATCCGCTACTCGCCAAGGTGATTGCCCACGGCAACTGCCGTGAAGAGGCCCGCCTGAAACTGATTCGCGCGTTGGAGCAGTCGGTGCTGCTGGGCGTTGTCGCCAACCAGCGCTTCCTGATCAACCTGTTGCAAAGCACCGCCTTTATTTCAGGCGAGGCGACCACCGCGCTGACCACCGAACAATTCGCCGCAGACCCGAGCCTGACGCCGCAACCACCCTCCGCTCCGGAACTGGCAATGGCAGCGGCCCTTCTCTTTCAACAGTCCGCCGCGCGCTACCGGATGCCGGGCTGGAGCAACAGCGCAAGTCTGCCCAGCCGCTACTTGCTTGAGCATGCAGGCGAAATATATCCGGTTTATCTCACACCGAAAGCCCCCACTACCCCCGGCTTGATGCAGGCCCGCGTCGGCGAGCAACTGCTCGAACTCAAGTTACCAGCTCTTGATCAGCCGCCATCCTGGATTGAGCTCGACGGCGTGCGCATGCCCCTGGCCTATCGAATCGATGGTCAGCAGATCTGGCTCAAGGGCGAAAACGGCAGTCTGACGTTACGGGATGCCAGCCAGCGGCCAGCCAGCACTGCACAGTCATCCGACAGCAACAGCCTGCATGCACCGATGGACGGCGCCATCGTCAGCGTACTTGCCAGCGAAGGTGATCAGGTCAGCCGCGGGCAACTGCTCATGGTGATGGAAGCGATGAAAATGGAGCATCAGCTCAAAGCCGGCTGCGACGGCGTTATCTCCAGCGTCGCGGTCAGCGCCGGGCAACAGGTGCGGCATCGTCAGCGGTTGCTGGAAATCAGCCCATAA
- a CDS encoding methyl-accepting chemotaxis protein yields MNLLRRIKISQRIWLILIVALASMTLLAVVSLLSMREEFRQAEITKATHLVESAHDMMAYFHSLEVSGELTGEQARQQALAALRGLRYDEKEYFWVNDMDNVMIMHPMAPQTEGMDLSNINSSTGGSNVIVDMVNMARTQSTAFIEYTWTRPGQEPGEDVGQDKIAAFKHFKPWDYMVGTGIFIEDMEAKFRDEVIRLLLIITGITAVMIAILFVIGSSISKPLNRVVEAMRDIASGEADLTRKLDDDARDELSLLALHFNTFTANLRGIVQQLGDSARQLISAGQQLDQISDNSLRGMTSQSERMELMATAINEITYGVQDVAQNANAAAQEVENANEGANNGRVQVEKTIEQIQHLSGSVKTAVQHMETLSSDANEITSVLDVIRNIAEQTNLLALNAAIEAARAGEMGRGFAVVADEVRNLAQRTQKSTEEIHNMISKLQTNTQVVVDVINQSDKYSEQSVEQVNAAGAALEQIAHSMQQMVALNASIASATTQQSTVVEDVNRNVTEAAELARETTEGAQQTAEASQHLTQLGKQIDGLVSRFRI; encoded by the coding sequence ATGAATTTGTTGCGCCGGATAAAGATCAGTCAAAGGATCTGGTTGATACTCATCGTTGCGCTGGCAAGTATGACCTTGCTCGCCGTGGTCTCGCTTCTGAGCATGCGTGAAGAGTTTCGCCAGGCGGAGATTACCAAGGCCACCCATCTGGTGGAGAGCGCCCATGACATGATGGCGTATTTCCACAGCCTGGAAGTCAGCGGCGAGCTAACCGGCGAACAGGCTCGTCAGCAAGCGCTGGCCGCATTGCGCGGGCTCCGCTATGACGAAAAAGAATACTTCTGGGTCAATGACATGGACAACGTCATGATTATGCATCCCATGGCGCCACAGACCGAAGGCATGGACCTGAGCAACATCAACAGTTCCACCGGCGGCAGTAACGTCATCGTTGACATGGTCAACATGGCCCGTACGCAAAGCACCGCTTTTATCGAGTACACCTGGACCCGCCCCGGGCAGGAACCCGGTGAAGATGTAGGCCAGGACAAGATCGCCGCCTTCAAGCATTTCAAACCCTGGGATTACATGGTCGGTACCGGCATCTTTATCGAAGATATGGAGGCCAAGTTCCGTGATGAGGTGATCCGTCTGCTGCTGATTATCACCGGCATTACCGCAGTCATGATCGCTATTCTGTTCGTCATTGGCAGCAGCATCTCCAAACCGCTGAACCGCGTGGTCGAGGCCATGCGTGACATTGCCAGCGGCGAAGCCGACCTGACGCGCAAACTCGATGATGACGCCAGAGACGAGCTGTCTCTACTGGCTCTGCACTTCAACACCTTCACCGCCAATTTGCGCGGCATTGTGCAACAGCTAGGCGACAGTGCCAGGCAGTTGATCAGCGCGGGCCAGCAATTGGACCAGATCAGTGATAACAGCCTGCGCGGCATGACCAGCCAATCCGAACGTATGGAGTTGATGGCGACCGCGATCAACGAGATCACCTATGGTGTACAGGACGTCGCGCAGAACGCCAACGCCGCCGCTCAGGAAGTGGAAAATGCCAATGAAGGCGCCAACAACGGTCGCGTTCAGGTAGAGAAAACCATCGAGCAGATCCAGCATTTGTCTGGCAGCGTGAAGACCGCTGTGCAGCATATGGAAACCCTGTCCAGCGATGCCAACGAGATCACTTCGGTACTGGACGTTATCCGCAACATTGCCGAGCAGACCAACCTGCTGGCACTCAACGCGGCTATCGAGGCGGCACGGGCCGGGGAAATGGGTCGTGGCTTTGCGGTGGTTGCTGATGAGGTGCGTAACCTGGCTCAGCGCACGCAGAAGTCCACCGAAGAAATTCACAACATGATCAGCAAACTGCAGACCAACACCCAGGTGGTGGTCGACGTGATCAATCAGAGCGACAAGTATTCCGAGCAGAGCGTCGAACAGGTGAATGCTGCGGGTGCTGCGCTGGAACAGATTGCCCATTCCATGCAGCAGATGGTCGCGCTGAACGCTTCGATTGCCAGTGCCACCACCCAACAGTCAACCGTGGTCGAAGACGTTAACCGCAACGTGACCGAAGCGGCCGAACTGGCCCGCGAAACCACCGAAGGTGCGCAGCAAACCGCCGAAGCCAGCCAGCATCTGACCCAGTTGGGCAAGCAGATCGACGGTCTGGTAAGTCGCTTCCGGATCTAG